One Rhizobium sp. NRK18 genomic window carries:
- the ntrC gene encoding nitrogen regulation protein NR(I), with product MTATVLVADDDAAIRTVLNQALSRAGYDVRITSNAATLWRWVSAGEGDIVVTDVVMPDENAFDLLPRIKKARPDLPVLVMSAQNTFMTAIKASEKGAYDYLPKPFDLTELISIIGRALAEPKRRPTKPEDDVQDGMPLVGRSAAMQEIYRVLARLMQTDLTLMITGESGTGKELVARALHDYGKRSSGPFVAINMAAIPRDLIESELFGHEKGAFTGAQARSTGRFEQAQGGTLFLDEIGDMPMDAQTRLLRVLQQGEYTTVGGRTPIRTDVRIVAATNKDLKVSINKGLFREDLYYRLNVVPLRLPPLRDRAEDIPDLVRHFIQQAEKEGLGSKRFDGEALEVMKGYPWPGNVRELENLIRRLMALYPQDVITREIIESELRTDIPDSPIDKSSSNGSMTISQAVEENMRSYFASFGENLPPPGLYERVLSEMEYPLILAALTATRGNQIKAADLLGLNRNTLRKKIRELGVTVYRSSRGA from the coding sequence ATGACAGCCACGGTTCTCGTTGCTGATGACGATGCAGCCATCCGCACGGTGCTCAACCAGGCGCTGAGCCGCGCCGGTTACGACGTGCGCATCACCTCGAATGCGGCAACGCTCTGGCGCTGGGTGTCGGCCGGCGAGGGCGACATCGTAGTGACCGACGTCGTCATGCCGGACGAAAATGCCTTCGACCTGCTGCCGCGCATCAAGAAGGCGCGTCCGGATCTGCCGGTCCTCGTGATGAGTGCGCAGAACACCTTCATGACCGCCATCAAGGCGAGCGAGAAGGGGGCCTACGACTACCTGCCGAAGCCCTTCGACCTGACCGAGCTGATCTCGATCATCGGGCGGGCGCTGGCCGAGCCGAAGCGCCGTCCGACCAAGCCGGAAGACGACGTGCAGGACGGCATGCCGCTGGTCGGCCGGTCGGCCGCCATGCAGGAAATCTACCGTGTCCTGGCGCGCCTGATGCAGACGGACCTGACGCTGATGATCACCGGCGAATCGGGCACCGGCAAGGAACTGGTCGCACGCGCGCTCCACGACTACGGCAAGCGCAGCAGCGGACCGTTCGTTGCCATCAACATGGCGGCGATCCCACGCGACCTGATCGAATCGGAACTGTTCGGCCATGAAAAGGGCGCCTTCACCGGTGCCCAGGCGCGTTCCACCGGCCGGTTCGAGCAGGCCCAGGGCGGTACGCTGTTCCTCGACGAAATCGGCGACATGCCGATGGATGCCCAGACGCGCCTGCTGCGCGTGCTCCAGCAGGGCGAATACACGACGGTCGGCGGACGCACGCCGATCCGCACCGACGTCCGTATCGTCGCCGCGACCAACAAGGACCTCAAGGTTTCGATCAACAAGGGCCTGTTCCGCGAGGATCTCTATTACCGTCTGAACGTCGTGCCGCTGCGTCTGCCGCCGTTGCGCGACCGCGCCGAGGACATTCCGGATCTCGTCCGCCACTTCATCCAGCAGGCGGAGAAGGAAGGGCTCGGCTCAAAACGCTTCGACGGCGAGGCGCTGGAGGTCATGAAGGGCTATCCCTGGCCGGGCAATGTGCGCGAACTGGAGAACCTCATCCGCCGCCTGATGGCGCTTTACCCGCAGGACGTCATCACGCGCGAGATCATCGAATCCGAACTGCGCACCGACATCCCGGACAGCCCGATCGACAAGTCGTCGTCCAACGGTTCGATGACCATTTCGCAGGCGGTCGAGGAGAACATGCGCAGCTATTTCGCGAGCTTCGGCGAAAACCTGCCGCCCCCCGGTCTCTATGAGCGGGTGCTGTCGGAAATGGAGTATCCGCTTATTCTGGCGGCTCTGACGGCCACCAGGGGCAACCAGATCAAGGCGGCCGATCTGCTCGGGCTGAACCGCAATACGCTGCGCAAGAAGATCCGCGAGCTGGGGGTCACGGTCTACCGGAGTTCCCGCGGCGCTTGA
- a CDS encoding sensor histidine kinase NtrY-like, with the protein MSDTPALQGSTGEQPLEGHSGRRSFLKKEVVAAVHDRHASFALPGLALAAGALVSAILTLFVLLGLTPIKPTTHVVIASAVINAIFVAGLLFLIGREVYRLISARSRGRAAARLHIRIVGLFSVVAITPAILVAIFASLTLNVGLDRWFSIRTQSIIESSRDVAQAYMLENASYLQGQTASMANDLERNRAVFYLDRTGFVDFLTRQAKGRGMLGAFLVRGDGSAVVQADIKTDKPLPAIPQDALAKAKEGQPTLIPPGITNLVGAIMPLNAISGTYLYTVRAVDLKVMRAMRQMEENTAEYKAMEAGRTSLQIAFAILYLGFALIVLLAAIWGAIAIADRIVRPIRLLISAADSVASGNMNVVVPVRVADGDVGNLSRTFNKMISEIRSQQQEILVAKDDVDDRRRFIEAVLSGVTSAVIGVEADRTVSIVNAAAEVLFGTATENLIGRKLQDVAPEVDKVLTEAASRYRRDFSKHIQFMRGGSERTLSVQVTREESRDFNDSYVVTIDDITDLVIAQRSSAWADVARRIAHEIKNPLTPIQLSAERLKRRYGRQIDESDRAVFDQCTDTIVRQVGDIGRMVDEFSAFARMPKPTKERSDLRDILKDAMFLREMGTTHIDFHREFGDEPLVGDFDSRMLGQAFTNIIKNAVEAIDAVPSDEIGDERKILVRARKAGDGETLIAEVIDNGRGLPKENRSRILEPYMTMREKGTGLGLAIVKKIIEEHGGQIELHDAPPEFDRGRGAMIRIVLPAINAVANGDKNKNEEDVNGV; encoded by the coding sequence ATGAGTGACACGCCGGCGCTGCAGGGCTCGACAGGGGAGCAGCCTTTGGAAGGCCATTCTGGCAGACGTTCTTTCCTCAAGAAGGAAGTGGTGGCGGCGGTTCACGACCGGCATGCCTCGTTTGCGTTGCCGGGTCTGGCATTGGCGGCCGGCGCGCTGGTCAGCGCCATTCTCACCCTGTTCGTGCTTTTGGGCCTGACGCCCATCAAGCCGACCACGCATGTCGTGATAGCGTCCGCCGTCATCAACGCGATTTTTGTCGCCGGCCTGCTCTTCCTGATCGGCCGCGAGGTCTATCGCCTGATCAGCGCACGCAGCCGCGGGCGGGCTGCCGCCCGGCTGCATATTCGCATCGTCGGTCTCTTTTCCGTGGTCGCCATCACGCCGGCCATTCTGGTGGCGATCTTCGCCAGCCTGACGCTCAATGTCGGCCTCGACCGCTGGTTCTCCATCCGCACGCAGTCGATCATCGAATCCTCGCGCGACGTGGCCCAGGCCTACATGCTGGAGAACGCCAGCTACCTGCAGGGCCAGACGGCATCGATGGCAAACGACCTCGAGCGCAACCGCGCCGTTTTCTACCTCGACCGCACCGGATTCGTGGATTTCCTGACCCGCCAGGCCAAGGGCAGGGGCATGCTTGGCGCCTTCCTGGTGCGCGGCGATGGTTCGGCAGTCGTCCAGGCGGACATCAAGACCGACAAACCCTTGCCCGCCATCCCGCAGGATGCGCTGGCGAAGGCGAAGGAAGGGCAGCCGACGCTGATTCCGCCGGGCATCACCAATCTCGTCGGCGCCATCATGCCGTTGAATGCGATTTCCGGAACCTATCTCTACACGGTGCGCGCCGTTGACCTGAAGGTCATGCGCGCCATGCGGCAGATGGAAGAAAACACGGCCGAATACAAGGCGATGGAAGCGGGCCGGACCTCGCTGCAGATTGCCTTCGCGATCCTCTATCTGGGCTTTGCGTTGATCGTCCTTCTGGCCGCAATCTGGGGCGCCATCGCGATCGCCGACCGCATCGTTAGGCCGATCCGGCTGCTGATCAGCGCCGCCGACAGCGTGGCATCGGGCAACATGAATGTCGTGGTCCCTGTTCGCGTTGCCGATGGCGACGTCGGCAACCTGTCGCGCACCTTCAATAAGATGATTTCTGAAATCCGCAGCCAGCAGCAGGAAATCCTGGTGGCCAAGGACGACGTCGACGATCGTCGGCGGTTCATCGAGGCGGTGCTGTCGGGTGTCACCTCGGCAGTCATCGGCGTCGAGGCGGACCGCACTGTCAGCATCGTCAATGCGGCAGCAGAAGTGCTGTTCGGCACGGCGACCGAAAACCTGATCGGCCGCAAGCTGCAGGATGTCGCCCCCGAGGTGGACAAGGTGCTGACAGAGGCCGCCAGCCGCTACCGGCGCGATTTTTCCAAGCACATCCAGTTCATGCGCGGCGGCAGCGAACGGACGCTGAGCGTTCAGGTCACCCGCGAGGAATCGCGGGATTTCAACGATTCCTACGTCGTGACGATCGACGACATCACGGATCTCGTCATCGCCCAGCGTTCAAGCGCCTGGGCCGATGTCGCACGCCGCATCGCTCATGAGATCAAGAACCCGCTGACCCCGATCCAGCTGTCGGCCGAGCGCCTGAAGCGCCGCTACGGCAGGCAGATCGACGAGAGCGACCGGGCGGTCTTCGACCAGTGCACGGACACGATCGTCCGGCAGGTCGGCGATATCGGCCGCATGGTCGATGAATTCTCCGCTTTCGCCCGCATGCCCAAGCCGACGAAGGAACGCTCCGACCTCCGCGACATCCTGAAGGATGCCATGTTCCTTCGGGAGATGGGGACGACGCACATCGATTTTCACCGGGAGTTCGGCGATGAACCGCTGGTCGGTGATTTCGATTCCCGCATGCTCGGTCAGGCCTTCACCAACATCATCAAGAATGCCGTCGAGGCGATCGATGCGGTGCCGAGCGACGAGATCGGCGACGAACGCAAGATCCTGGTGCGGGCGAGGAAGGCCGGCGACGGCGAGACCCTCATTGCCGAGGTGATCGACAACGGCCGCGGACTGCCGAAGGAAAATCGCAGCCGTATTCTCGAGCCGTACATGACGATGCGCGAGAAGGGCACCGGGCTGGGCCTGGCGATCGTCAAGAAGATCATCGAGGAGCACGGCGGCCAGATTGAACTGCACGACGCGCCGCCCGAATTCGACCGCGGTCGCGGCGCAATGATCCGCATCGTTCTGCCGGCGATCAATGCCGTGGCGAACGGTGACAAGAACAAGAACGAGGAAGATGTAAATGGCGTCTGA